One genomic region from Gemmobacter aquarius encodes:
- a CDS encoding baseplate multidomain protein megatron encodes MATLVLAAAGSALGSALGGTVLGLSGAVIGRAIGATIGRAIDQRLLGAGGDPVEVGRIDRVRLMGAGEGAPLPLVWGRVRLGGQVIWASDYTERQTRQGGSGKGTPQPATVEFSYSVSLAIALGEGAILNVGRVWADGVEIDPARFGMRVYPGSETQLPDPAIAADKGTDAAPAYRGTAYVVFEDLPLAEFGNRVPQFSFEVMREAQGALADTVAPFARSIRAVAMIPGTGEYALGTTPVRYATGLAAGRTANVNTPSGQTDFSQSLAQLRKEMPQAGSVSLVVSWFGGDLRCGSCKVQPKVEQNDVEGQGMAWRAGGIGRSAAAMVPRVDGASVYGGTPSDQSVVEAIRAVRAGGQEVMFYPFVLMDQLADNVLPDPWSNAASQPAFPWRGRITLSVAPGRPGSPDRSVLAATEVQAFFGQAQRAHFSVSGGQVVYSGPAQDWGLRRFILHYAQLCALAGGVDAFCIGSELRGLTAIRGAADSFPAVAALQVLAADVRAILGPSVKITYAADWSEYAGLSADGNRYFQLDPLWADSNIDFIGIDNYLPLSDWREGEVQADDAYGSGYALDYLAANVAGGEWFDWYYDSPEAEAAQRRVQISDDQDEPWVWRTKDLRGWWSNPHHERIGGVRSTVSTSWVPASKPIRFTEYGCPAVDRGANQPNLFVDPKSSESALPRASRSGRDDLAQMQYYRATGLFWRDGANNPLSPIYGLPMVDMDRAHAWAWDARPFPVFPARSDLWGDGANYARGHWLNGRVTSQPVAAVVAEIAARAGLDAIDVSKLYGLVRGYAVHDGSGRSALQPLMLATGFDALEREGMLMFRSRGARIARTVDAGDLVASDDGDFDLTRSNDSDSAGRLRVGYIEAEADYAARVAGAALPDHDGSAVLDQEAPLVLLAGEAAAISERWLAETRVARDGLRLGLPPSMTGLGTGDVLGFGGQRWRIDRLERGDAVMVEAVRVEPGVYDPPQTRAETSAVPVFTAPVQVFAQFLDLPLMTGAEDPRAPHIAVIADPWPGRVAVWVADGEDDFALNSVIAAASVIGTTETPLAAARPALWDRGAPLRIAVEGGPLGGVAPLSVLNGANLAAIGDGSPDNWELFQFAQATLVGVNRWEVSLRLRGQCGTDGLMPAVWPVGSRIVLLNRSVRQIALAAEARGLARTWRIGSALRGYSDRDVVEQVLAFSGIGLRPYPVAHLRVAAAGNDRLLSWTRRTRIDGDSWLSPEVPLGEDREAYRIRILSGPETLRTIEVAVPFWTYPAALRALDGPNVTVLVAQLSDRFGAGPERQITVA; translated from the coding sequence ATGGCAACGCTTGTCTTGGCGGCGGCGGGTTCGGCGCTTGGCTCTGCGCTCGGGGGAACGGTGCTGGGCCTATCGGGCGCGGTGATCGGGCGGGCGATCGGGGCGACGATCGGGCGGGCGATCGACCAAAGGCTGCTCGGGGCGGGGGGGGATCCGGTCGAAGTCGGGCGGATTGACCGCGTGCGCCTGATGGGGGCGGGAGAGGGTGCGCCATTGCCGCTGGTCTGGGGGCGGGTGCGTCTGGGCGGGCAGGTGATCTGGGCGTCGGACTACACCGAGCGGCAGACGCGGCAGGGCGGTTCGGGCAAGGGCACGCCGCAGCCTGCGACGGTGGAATTCAGCTATTCGGTCAGCCTTGCCATCGCTTTGGGCGAGGGGGCGATCCTGAACGTCGGGCGGGTCTGGGCAGACGGGGTCGAGATCGATCCTGCCCGCTTCGGGATGCGGGTCTATCCCGGCAGCGAGACACAACTGCCCGATCCCGCGATCGCCGCCGACAAGGGTACGGATGCCGCCCCTGCCTATCGCGGCACGGCCTATGTTGTCTTCGAGGATCTGCCGCTGGCCGAATTCGGCAACCGCGTGCCGCAGTTTTCCTTTGAGGTGATGCGCGAGGCGCAAGGTGCGCTGGCCGACACGGTGGCGCCTTTTGCCCGCAGTATCCGTGCGGTGGCGATGATTCCGGGCACGGGAGAATACGCGCTTGGGACGACTCCGGTCCGCTATGCGACGGGCCTTGCCGCAGGCCGGACGGCCAATGTGAACACGCCGTCGGGCCAGACCGACTTTTCGCAATCGCTGGCGCAGCTGCGTAAGGAGATGCCGCAGGCGGGGTCGGTCTCGCTTGTGGTGTCGTGGTTCGGGGGTGACCTGCGCTGCGGGTCGTGCAAGGTGCAGCCCAAGGTCGAACAGAACGATGTCGAGGGGCAGGGGATGGCATGGCGGGCGGGCGGGATCGGCCGCTCTGCCGCCGCGATGGTCCCGCGCGTCGATGGTGCGTCGGTCTATGGCGGGACGCCAAGCGACCAGTCGGTGGTCGAGGCGATCCGCGCGGTCCGTGCCGGTGGGCAAGAGGTGATGTTCTATCCCTTTGTGCTGATGGACCAGCTGGCGGATAATGTGCTGCCCGATCCCTGGTCGAATGCGGCATCGCAGCCTGCTTTTCCGTGGCGCGGCCGGATCACGCTTTCGGTCGCTCCGGGCAGGCCGGGCAGCCCCGACCGCTCGGTCCTGGCTGCGACCGAGGTGCAGGCGTTCTTCGGGCAGGCGCAGCGGGCGCATTTTTCGGTGTCGGGCGGGCAGGTGGTCTATTCCGGTCCCGCGCAGGATTGGGGGCTGCGCCGCTTTATCCTGCATTACGCGCAGCTTTGTGCGCTGGCCGGAGGGGTGGACGCCTTTTGCATCGGGTCGGAACTGCGTGGGCTGACGGCGATACGGGGGGCCGCCGACAGCTTTCCCGCTGTTGCCGCCTTGCAGGTGCTGGCAGCCGATGTGCGGGCGATTCTGGGGCCTTCGGTCAAGATCACCTATGCAGCGGACTGGTCGGAATATGCAGGCCTATCGGCCGACGGGAACCGCTATTTCCAGCTCGATCCGCTTTGGGCCGACAGCAATATCGACTTCATCGGCATCGACAATTACCTGCCCTTGTCGGACTGGCGCGAAGGCGAGGTTCAGGCCGATGACGCCTATGGCTCGGGCTATGCGCTGGACTATCTGGCCGCAAACGTGGCCGGTGGCGAGTGGTTCGACTGGTATTACGATTCGCCCGAAGCCGAGGCGGCGCAGCGACGGGTGCAGATATCTGATGATCAGGACGAGCCTTGGGTCTGGCGCACGAAGGACCTGAGGGGGTGGTGGTCGAACCCCCATCATGAACGGATCGGCGGGGTGCGGTCGACCGTGTCGACCAGTTGGGTGCCTGCATCAAAACCGATCCGGTTCACGGAATACGGCTGTCCGGCGGTCGACCGGGGGGCGAACCAGCCGAATCTTTTCGTCGATCCGAAATCTTCGGAATCGGCTTTGCCGCGGGCCAGCCGCAGCGGACGGGACGATCTGGCGCAGATGCAATACTATCGCGCGACGGGCCTGTTCTGGCGCGACGGCGCGAACAACCCGCTTTCGCCGATCTATGGCTTGCCGATGGTCGATATGGACCGTGCCCATGCCTGGGCTTGGGATGCGCGCCCGTTTCCCGTCTTTCCGGCCCGTAGCGATCTGTGGGGAGACGGTGCGAATTACGCGCGCGGTCATTGGCTGAACGGGCGCGTCACCTCGCAACCGGTGGCGGCAGTGGTCGCCGAAATCGCCGCGCGCGCCGGGCTTGATGCGATCGATGTGAGCAAGCTCTATGGTCTGGTGCGCGGCTATGCCGTCCATGACGGAAGCGGGCGGTCAGCCTTGCAGCCGCTGATGCTCGCCACGGGTTTCGACGCGCTCGAACGCGAGGGCATGCTGATGTTCCGGTCGCGTGGGGCGCGGATAGCGCGCACGGTTGACGCAGGCGACCTGGTCGCAAGTGATGACGGCGATTTCGACCTGACCCGCAGCAATGACTCTGACAGCGCAGGGCGGCTGCGCGTCGGCTATATCGAGGCCGAGGCAGACTATGCCGCCCGCGTGGCAGGGGCGGCATTGCCTGACCACGACGGATCGGCCGTGCTTGACCAGGAAGCGCCGCTCGTGCTGCTGGCAGGCGAGGCCGCGGCCATCAGTGAGCGCTGGTTGGCCGAAACACGCGTCGCGCGGGACGGGCTGCGCCTTGGCCTTCCTCCGTCGATGACCGGACTTGGAACGGGGGATGTTCTGGGTTTTGGGGGCCAACGCTGGCGGATCGACCGGCTGGAGCGGGGCGACGCCGTGATGGTCGAGGCGGTGCGGGTCGAGCCCGGCGTCTACGATCCGCCCCAAACCCGCGCCGAGACCTCGGCCGTACCGGTCTTCACCGCGCCGGTGCAGGTCTTCGCACAGTTTCTAGACCTTCCGCTTATGACGGGGGCAGAAGACCCCCGCGCGCCGCACATCGCCGTGATTGCCGACCCTTGGCCGGGGCGCGTTGCGGTCTGGGTTGCAGATGGCGAGGATGATTTTGCGCTGAACTCGGTCATCGCCGCCGCGTCGGTGATCGGCACGACCGAGACGCCGCTTGCCGCCGCGCGCCCCGCCTTGTGGGACCGTGGCGCACCTTTGCGAATTGCCGTCGAAGGCGGGCCGCTGGGGGGCGTGGCACCGCTTTCGGTGCTGAACGGCGCCAACCTTGCCGCCATAGGCGACGGCAGCCCCGACAATTGGGAGCTGTTCCAGTTCGCGCAGGCAACGCTGGTGGGCGTGAACCGATGGGAAGTGTCGCTGCGCCTGCGCGGGCAATGCGGAACCGACGGGCTCATGCCCGCCGTCTGGCCTGTGGGAAGCCGTATCGTGCTGTTGAATCGCAGCGTCAGGCAGATTGCCCTCGCAGCCGAAGCGCGGGGTCTTGCGCGGACATGGCGCATCGGCAGTGCCCTGCGCGGCTATAGCGACCGTGATGTGGTGGAACAGGTGCTGGCCTTTTCAGGCATCGGCCTGCGCCCCTATCCGGTGGCGCATCTGCGCGTCGCAGCGGCAGGAAACGACCGGCTGCTTTCCTGGACGCGCCGCACCCGGATCGACGGTGACAGCTGGCTATCGCCCGAGGTGCCCTTGGGCGAAGACCGCGAGGCTTATCGCATCCGCATCCTGTCAGGTCCGGAAACGCTGCGGACGATCGAGGTGGCAGTGCCCTTCTGGACCTATCCCGCCGCCCTGCGTGCGCTTGATGGTCCCAATGTGACGGTTCTTGTAGCGCAACTGTCCGACCGGTTCGGCGCGGGGCCCGAGCGGCAGATCACGGTGGCCTGA
- a CDS encoding NlpC/P60 family protein, protein MMSAVVVAARAWIGTPYLHQASCKGAGADCLGLLRGVWREVVGAEPEAVPAYSPDWSEPARREDLAAAAGRWLSAESAMAPGVVLLFRMREAAVAKHMGILSVAGDAPKFVHAYSGHGVVESPLSLPWERRVVGLFRFPGH, encoded by the coding sequence ATGATGTCGGCGGTCGTGGTGGCCGCGCGTGCCTGGATCGGGACGCCCTATCTGCATCAGGCCAGTTGCAAGGGGGCAGGCGCGGATTGTCTGGGCCTGCTGCGCGGTGTCTGGCGCGAAGTGGTGGGGGCCGAGCCGGAAGCGGTGCCCGCCTATTCGCCCGACTGGTCGGAACCCGCGCGGCGCGAGGATCTGGCGGCGGCAGCGGGGCGCTGGCTTTCGGCGGAGAGCGCAATGGCGCCGGGGGTCGTCTTGCTGTTCCGGATGCGCGAGGCGGCGGTGGCCAAACATATGGGCATCCTGTCCGTGGCCGGAGATGCCCCGAAATTCGTGCATGCCTATAGCGGGCATGGCGTGGTCGAAAGCCCGCTGTCCTTGCCTTGGGAGCGGCGCGTGGTCGGTCTGTTCCGGTTTCCGGGTCATTGA
- a CDS encoding DUF2163 domain-containing protein — protein sequence MSLESHMSGGITTTCLAWAVERVDGLMLGFTDHDRDLDFDGMTFRAGTGMTARSLQQSTGLSVDNSEAVGAFSDDAIREGDLRVGRFDGAKVRCWLVNWADPAERMLQFSGSIGEVSHGPDGFRAELRGLAEALNRPQGRVIQSTCDATLGDARCRFDLSQAGYGGSFEVASVRDGQVLTLGGTGGFEAGWFERGLLVFEDGAAAGLRGWVKADRITGGGRTVELWQEPGVAVAAGDRVRVVAGCDKRGETCRMKFDNFLNFRGFPDVPSEDWLTASPLRSAG from the coding sequence ATGAGCCTTGAGTCGCATATGTCGGGCGGGATCACCACGACCTGCCTTGCCTGGGCGGTCGAGCGGGTGGACGGGCTGATGCTCGGATTTACCGACCATGACCGCGATCTGGACTTTGACGGCATGACGTTCCGCGCGGGCACCGGGATGACCGCGCGGTCGTTGCAGCAGTCGACCGGTCTGTCGGTGGACAATAGCGAAGCCGTGGGTGCCTTTTCGGACGATGCGATCCGCGAGGGCGATTTGCGCGTCGGTCGCTTCGACGGGGCCAAGGTGCGGTGCTGGCTGGTGAACTGGGCCGATCCGGCAGAGCGCATGCTGCAGTTCAGCGGCAGCATCGGCGAGGTGTCGCACGGACCGGACGGGTTCCGCGCCGAATTGCGCGGGTTGGCCGAGGCGCTGAACCGGCCGCAAGGGCGGGTGATACAGTCGACTTGCGATGCCACGCTGGGCGATGCGCGGTGCCGGTTCGATCTGTCGCAGGCCGGCTACGGGGGCAGTTTCGAGGTCGCTTCGGTGCGGGACGGGCAGGTTCTTACCTTGGGCGGAACCGGCGGGTTCGAGGCGGGCTGGTTCGAGCGCGGGCTTTTGGTGTTCGAGGACGGGGCGGCGGCCGGATTGCGCGGCTGGGTCAAGGCGGACCGGATCACTGGCGGCGGGCGGACGGTCGAGCTGTGGCAGGAGCCGGGTGTTGCGGTGGCAGCGGGCGATCGTGTGCGGGTCGTGGCAGGTTGTGACAAGCGCGGCGAGACCTGCCGCATGAAGTTCGACAACTTCCTGAACTTTCGCGGATTTCCCGATGTGCCGAGCGAGGATTGGCTGACGGCCTCGCCCCTACGCAGCGCGGGATGA
- a CDS encoding DUF2460 domain-containing protein — protein sequence MAFHEVRFPANLSFGSTGGPERRTQIVTLANGFEERNTPWAHSRRRYDAGLGLRSLDDVEALIAFFEARRGQLHAFRWKDWADYRSCAASKAVTSLDQVIGTGDGERRVFQLCKTYDPNGVPYVRPIAKPVSGTVLVAVADDDKVETVEFDVDLTTGAISFAVPPDVGVSVTAGFEFDVPARFDTDMIQVSVASFKAGDVPRVPVVEVRL from the coding sequence ATGGCATTTCACGAGGTGCGGTTTCCGGCGAACCTGAGTTTCGGATCGACCGGCGGGCCTGAGCGGCGGACCCAGATCGTCACGCTGGCGAATGGCTTTGAGGAGCGCAACACGCCTTGGGCCCATTCGCGCCGGCGCTATGACGCGGGGCTTGGGCTGCGGTCGCTGGACGATGTCGAGGCGCTGATCGCGTTCTTCGAGGCGCGGCGCGGGCAGTTGCATGCGTTTCGCTGGAAAGACTGGGCGGATTACCGGTCATGCGCCGCGTCAAAGGCGGTGACGTCACTGGATCAGGTGATCGGAACCGGCGACGGGGAGCGCCGTGTGTTCCAACTGTGCAAGACCTATGACCCGAATGGCGTGCCCTATGTGCGGCCCATCGCAAAGCCGGTTTCGGGAACGGTCCTGGTTGCCGTGGCGGATGACGACAAGGTCGAGACGGTCGAGTTCGATGTCGATTTGACCACGGGCGCGATCAGCTTTGCGGTTCCTCCGGATGTCGGGGTTTCGGTTACGGCGGGGTTCGAGTTCGACGTTCCGGCGCGGTTCGATACCGATATGATCCAGGTCTCGGTCGCCTCGTTCAAGGCGGGGGATGTGCCGCGCGTGCCGGTGGTGGAGGTGCGGTTATGA
- a CDS encoding phage tail tape measure protein, whose amino-acid sequence MAEFDSFSEQIAALEVRMGAAAGMTAAFDAEIARMGETLVFTGREVNTLASGLSGGLRRAFDGVVFDGMKLSDALRGVAQTMVSSVYGIAMKPVQNALGGALAEGVASLLGGVLGFAKGGAFSAGRVMPFAKGGVVSQPVSFPMRGGSGLMGEAGPEAIMPLARGADGRLGVQAAGGGRPVTVVMNITTPDVQGFRRSQTQIAAEAARALSRGQRNR is encoded by the coding sequence ATGGCCGAGTTTGACAGTTTTTCCGAGCAGATCGCGGCTCTGGAAGTGCGGATGGGGGCTGCGGCAGGCATGACCGCGGCCTTTGACGCCGAGATCGCCCGCATGGGCGAGACGCTGGTGTTCACGGGTCGCGAGGTGAACACGCTGGCATCTGGCCTGTCGGGCGGGCTGCGGCGGGCGTTCGACGGGGTGGTGTTTGACGGGATGAAACTTTCGGATGCGCTGCGCGGCGTGGCGCAGACGATGGTTTCCTCGGTCTACGGGATCGCGATGAAGCCGGTGCAGAACGCGCTGGGTGGTGCGTTGGCGGAGGGGGTGGCTTCGCTTTTGGGGGGCGTTCTGGGCTTTGCGAAGGGGGGCGCCTTTTCGGCGGGGCGGGTGATGCCCTTTGCCAAAGGGGGGGTCGTGTCGCAGCCGGTCAGCTTTCCGATGCGGGGCGGGTCCGGGCTGATGGGCGAGGCGGGGCCCGAGGCGATCATGCCTTTGGCGCGGGGGGCTGACGGGCGGCTTGGCGTGCAGGCTGCGGGGGGCGGGCGTCCGGTGACGGTGGTGATGAACATTACCACGCCGGATGTGCAGGGCTTTCGGCGCAGCCAGACCCAGATCGCGGCTGAAGCGGCGCGGGCGCTTTCCCGCGGGCAAAGGAACAGGTGA
- a CDS encoding rcc01693 family protein encodes MTAIDWQGLMRAGLHGLQLHPHEFWALTPADLRMMLGAEQAVPPLTRARLEELAAAFPDRRDDGRV; translated from the coding sequence ATGACGGCGATCGACTGGCAGGGGTTGATGCGGGCAGGGCTGCACGGGTTGCAGCTGCACCCCCACGAGTTCTGGGCGCTGACCCCTGCCGATTTGCGGATGATGCTGGGGGCGGAACAGGCGGTTCCGCCCCTGACGCGGGCGCGGCTGGAGGAACTGGCTGCGGCATTTCCGGACCGGAGGGATGATGGCCGAGTTTGA
- a CDS encoding gene transfer agent family protein: MANPWAGEVEVVIDGEVRVAKLTLGALAELEAALGAGTLVDLVQRFEGGAVSSRDVLALVVAGLRGGGWRGTAADLLSAEIGGGAVGAAKVAAELLARAFGVPE; this comes from the coding sequence ATGGCGAACCCCTGGGCGGGCGAGGTCGAGGTCGTCATCGACGGCGAGGTGCGGGTTGCCAAGCTGACGCTGGGGGCGCTGGCCGAGCTGGAGGCGGCGCTGGGGGCGGGGACGCTGGTGGATCTGGTGCAACGCTTCGAAGGGGGGGCGGTGTCGTCGCGGGACGTTCTGGCGCTGGTGGTGGCGGGCCTGCGCGGGGGCGGCTGGCGCGGGACGGCTGCCGACTTGCTGAGTGCCGAAATCGGTGGCGGAGCGGTGGGTGCTGCGAAGGTGGCCGCCGAGTTGCTGGCGCGGGCTTTCGGGGTGCCTGAATGA
- a CDS encoding phage major tail protein, TP901-1 family has protein sequence MAVQSGKDLLVKVDLTGDGQFETVAGLRATRISFNAETVDVTSLESAGGWRELLAGAGVKTAAISGSGVFRDANTDERARQIFFDGEVPLFQVVIPDFGIVEGAFQITALEYAGSHNGEASYELSLASAGALTFTAL, from the coding sequence ATGGCGGTTCAGAGCGGAAAAGACCTGTTGGTGAAGGTCGATCTGACGGGTGACGGGCAGTTCGAGACTGTGGCGGGGCTGCGGGCCACGCGGATCAGTTTCAATGCCGAGACGGTGGATGTGACCAGTCTTGAAAGCGCGGGCGGCTGGCGCGAGTTGCTTGCCGGGGCCGGGGTGAAGACGGCGGCGATTTCAGGGTCGGGGGTGTTTCGCGATGCCAATACCGATGAACGGGCGCGGCAGATCTTCTTTGATGGCGAGGTGCCGCTGTTTCAGGTGGTGATCCCGGATTTCGGCATCGTCGAGGGTGCGTTCCAGATCACGGCGCTGGAGTATGCGGGCAGCCACAATGGCGAGGCGAGTTACGAGCTGTCGCTCGCCTCGGCCGGGGCGCTGACCTTTACGGCGCTGTGA
- a CDS encoding DUF3168 domain-containing protein: MSYAGAAALQAAVFARLGGWAGLAGVPIFDAMPSGGGAGTFVLLGPEEAREASDRSGEGAEHRLIISVISDATGFLAAKTVAVAVSDALSGAELVLTVGRLVGLEFQRAVARRLEDGGVRRIDLTFRARLDL, encoded by the coding sequence ATGAGCTATGCGGGTGCGGCAGCACTTCAGGCGGCGGTCTTTGCGCGGCTGGGCGGGTGGGCTGGTCTGGCGGGTGTGCCGATCTTTGACGCTATGCCTTCGGGGGGCGGCGCGGGAACATTCGTGCTGCTTGGGCCGGAGGAGGCGCGGGAGGCTTCGGACCGGTCGGGTGAGGGTGCCGAGCACCGTCTGATCATCAGCGTGATTTCGGATGCGACGGGGTTTCTCGCGGCCAAGACAGTCGCCGTTGCCGTGTCGGATGCGCTGTCGGGGGCGGAGTTGGTGCTTACGGTCGGGCGGCTGGTGGGGCTGGAGTTCCAGCGCGCCGTGGCGCGGCGGCTGGAGGATGGCGGGGTGCGGCGCATCGATCTGACGTTTCGGGCGCGGTTGGATTTGTAA
- a CDS encoding head-tail adaptor protein — MSRVHLGRRLVLEAMSRVPDGAGGYGVVWQPLGTVWAAVVAGTGREVGGVETVVAATGYRITVRGALDGAPERPVAGQRFREATRVFMITAVTERDAGGRYLTCFATEEVRT; from the coding sequence ATGAGCCGGGTGCATCTGGGGCGGCGGCTGGTGCTCGAGGCGATGAGCCGGGTGCCGGACGGGGCGGGGGGTTACGGCGTGGTCTGGCAGCCTCTGGGCACGGTCTGGGCCGCGGTGGTGGCGGGCACGGGGCGCGAGGTTGGCGGGGTCGAGACGGTGGTTGCCGCGACCGGCTATCGCATCACGGTGCGGGGGGCGCTGGACGGTGCGCCCGAGCGGCCGGTTGCGGGCCAGCGGTTCCGCGAGGCGACGCGGGTTTTCATGATCACGGCGGTGACCGAGCGCGATGCGGGCGGGCGATACCTGACCTGTTTCGCGACCGAGGAGGTGCGGACATGA
- a CDS encoding head-tail connector protein, which produces MRLDEMTAVPDAALPVAAFRDHLRLGSGFGADGLQDALLAGHLRAAIAVIEGRIGKVLIGRRFRLVLEGWRGGEAQALPVAPVSALVEVALVDAAGLRTVLAAGMFRLVSDAHRPKLAARSGGLPLVPVSGSVEVVFDAGFGAWAAVPADLVQAVMLLAAEFYEARIDDGTRGPGLPVMVQSLIERWRIVRVLGGGEA; this is translated from the coding sequence ATGCGGTTGGATGAAATGACGGCGGTGCCGGATGCGGCGCTGCCGGTTGCGGCATTCCGCGACCATTTGCGGCTGGGATCGGGTTTTGGCGCTGACGGTTTGCAGGATGCGCTGTTGGCGGGGCATTTGCGCGCGGCGATTGCGGTGATCGAGGGGCGGATCGGCAAGGTGCTGATCGGGCGGCGGTTCCGGCTGGTGCTGGAGGGGTGGCGCGGGGGCGAGGCGCAGGCTTTGCCGGTCGCTCCGGTTTCGGCGCTGGTCGAGGTGGCGCTGGTCGATGCGGCGGGTCTGCGCACGGTGCTTGCGGCGGGGATGTTCCGGCTGGTGAGCGACGCGCATCGCCCCAAGCTTGCGGCGCGGTCGGGCGGGTTGCCTTTGGTGCCGGTTTCGGGGTCGGTCGAGGTGGTGTTTGACGCGGGCTTTGGTGCGTGGGCGGCGGTGCCGGCTGATCTGGTGCAGGCGGTGATGCTGCTGGCGGCTGAATTCTACGAGGCGCGGATCGACGATGGCACGCGCGGGCCGGGGCTGCCGGTCATGGTGCAAAGCCTGATCGAACGCTGGCGGATCGTGCGCGTGCTGGGCGGGGGCGAGGCATGA
- a CDS encoding phage major capsid protein, whose amino-acid sequence MKAAADVKSALDGFLSEFSVFRGDMKMALQQQEDRVGKLDRKMAGYGRPVLAVGETGAPHQKAFDAYLRSGDDDGLRGLVLEGKAMGTAVAADGGYLVDPQTADTIRSMLVSTASIRAIAQVVQVEAASFDVLIDRSDVGTGWATETASATESATPLLERISIRLHELSAMPKASQRLLDDSAFDVEGWLAGKIANRFLRAESAAFVSGDGVDKPKGFLNAPKVANGTWAWGSLGYVPTGAAADFATANQADCIITLVYALGAEYRANGTFVMNSKTAGAVRKMKDADGRFLWSDGLAAGEPARLMGYGVLICEDMPDIAANAYAIAFGDFSAGYTIAERPDLRILRDPFSAKPHVLFYASKRVGGDVTDFAAIKLLKIAVS is encoded by the coding sequence ATGAAGGCGGCTGCGGACGTGAAATCGGCTTTGGACGGTTTCCTGAGTGAATTCAGTGTGTTTCGGGGAGATATGAAGATGGCGTTGCAACAGCAGGAAGACCGTGTCGGCAAGCTGGACCGCAAGATGGCAGGCTATGGCCGTCCGGTTCTGGCGGTGGGCGAGACGGGTGCTCCGCATCAGAAGGCGTTCGACGCTTACTTGCGTAGCGGCGATGATGACGGCCTGCGCGGGCTGGTGCTGGAAGGCAAGGCGATGGGCACGGCGGTGGCTGCCGATGGCGGCTATCTGGTCGATCCGCAGACCGCCGACACGATCCGGTCGATGCTGGTTTCCACCGCGTCGATCCGTGCGATTGCACAGGTGGTGCAGGTCGAGGCGGCGTCGTTTGACGTGCTGATCGACCGCAGCGATGTGGGCACGGGCTGGGCGACCGAAACGGCGTCTGCCACCGAAAGTGCGACGCCGCTGCTCGAGCGCATCTCGATCCGGCTGCACGAATTGTCGGCCATGCCCAAGGCGAGCCAGCGTTTGCTGGACGACAGCGCCTTTGATGTCGAGGGCTGGTTGGCTGGCAAGATTGCCAACCGTTTCCTGCGGGCGGAATCGGCGGCCTTCGTTTCCGGCGATGGGGTGGACAAGCCCAAGGGGTTCCTGAATGCGCCGAAGGTTGCGAACGGGACGTGGGCCTGGGGCAGCCTGGGCTATGTGCCCACGGGGGCGGCGGCGGATTTCGCCACGGCCAACCAGGCTGATTGCATCATCACGCTGGTCTATGCGCTTGGCGCCGAATACCGCGCCAACGGCACCTTTGTGATGAATTCGAAGACCGCCGGGGCCGTGCGCAAGATGAAGGACGCGGACGGGCGCTTTTTGTGGTCGGACGGGCTGGCGGCGGGTGAGCCTGCGCGGCTGATGGGCTACGGCGTGCTGATCTGCGAGGACATGCCGGACATCGCGGCCAACGCCTATGCGATCGCCTTTGGTGATTTCAGCGCGGGCTACACCATCGCGGAACGGCCCGATCTGCGCATCTTGCGCGACCCGTTCAGCGCCAAGCCGCATGTGCTGTTTTATGCCAGCAAGCGCGTGGGCGGCGACGTGACCGACTTTGCAGCGATCAAGCTGCTTAAGATCGCGGTCTCCTGA
- a CDS encoding HK97 family phage prohead protease has product MMDSGLERKFYRPDAGLVVEGARLEGYASVFGVRDQGGDVVLAGAYGASLARITREGRRVKMLWQHDPGQPIGIWDEVVEDTVGLRVKGRLLTDLAQGREAAALLAAGAIDGLSIGYRTLRAERDGKGQRLLAELDLWEVSLVTFPMLPEARVSAKADDGFDEMAAAFRRAQAVLAAR; this is encoded by the coding sequence ATGATGGACAGCGGGTTGGAGCGGAAGTTCTACCGTCCGGACGCCGGGCTGGTGGTCGAGGGGGCGCGGCTGGAAGGCTATGCGTCGGTCTTTGGCGTGCGCGATCAGGGGGGCGACGTGGTGCTTGCGGGGGCTTATGGCGCATCGCTTGCCCGCATCACGCGGGAGGGGCGGCGGGTGAAGATGCTCTGGCAACATGATCCGGGCCAGCCCATCGGCATCTGGGACGAGGTTGTCGAGGATACAGTGGGGCTGCGGGTCAAGGGGCGCTTGCTTACCGACCTTGCCCAAGGGCGCGAGGCGGCGGCGCTGCTGGCGGCGGGGGCGATCGACGGCTTGTCGATCGGCTATCGCACGCTGCGGGCCGAGCGCGACGGCAAGGGGCAGCGGCTGCTGGCAGAGCTGGACCTGTGGGAGGTGTCGCTGGTGACATTCCCGATGCTGCCCGAGGCGCGGGTTTCGGCCAAAGCGGACGACGGGTTCGACGAGATGGCGGCTGCGTTCAGGCGCGCGCAGGCCGTGCTGGCGGCGCGGTGA